In the genome of Actinomadura graeca, one region contains:
- a CDS encoding protein phosphatase 2C domain-containing protein, protein MSGEQAGAKPAELSCPGCGEIVYAGERFCEECGHRLDGSAPETAPGALTPASRAGLTMRQGSASTRPRRVASAGPCAECGGTAIDGDGYCETCGLRQPAGRDHVEIELPAPATAPGSANGRRRVAAAGVSDRGLRYPRNEDAIALVRHASGIAAVVSDGVGSSPHPEDASRRAAETGAAELAALLDAGTDAEDATRTAALKAAEAVAALAGSPHEAPSCTYVSAVTRDGSLTVGWVGDSRAYWLAPAGPGGTDGDGDGDGPDTAEFALSDIDTADLDTGDMGALGPSRQLTEDDSWAAIMVAQGALTEAEAEAHPNAHVITAWLGADAEEVLPHVATFRPSGPGTLLVCSDGLWNYFPRATDLAALLSGPAADPAADPSADPLGTARALVRHALDAGGRDNITVAVIPVPPPLPTPSPPTPEPGA, encoded by the coding sequence GTGAGCGGCGAGCAGGCGGGCGCCAAGCCGGCGGAGCTGTCGTGCCCTGGATGCGGCGAGATCGTGTACGCCGGGGAGCGGTTCTGCGAGGAGTGCGGGCACCGCCTGGACGGCTCCGCGCCCGAGACCGCGCCGGGCGCCCTCACGCCGGCGTCGCGCGCGGGCCTGACCATGAGGCAGGGCTCCGCCTCGACCCGTCCGCGCCGCGTGGCGTCCGCCGGGCCGTGCGCCGAGTGCGGCGGGACGGCGATCGACGGCGACGGCTACTGCGAGACGTGCGGCCTCCGGCAGCCCGCCGGCCGCGACCACGTCGAGATCGAGCTGCCCGCCCCCGCGACGGCGCCCGGGTCGGCGAACGGACGGCGGCGCGTCGCCGCCGCGGGCGTCAGCGACCGGGGGCTGCGCTACCCGCGCAACGAGGATGCGATCGCGCTCGTCCGGCACGCCTCCGGGATCGCGGCCGTGGTGTCGGACGGCGTGGGATCCTCGCCGCACCCCGAGGACGCCTCGCGCAGGGCGGCCGAGACCGGCGCCGCCGAGCTGGCGGCACTCCTGGACGCCGGTACGGACGCCGAGGACGCCACCCGCACCGCCGCGCTGAAGGCGGCCGAGGCCGTCGCCGCACTGGCGGGATCGCCGCATGAGGCGCCGTCGTGCACGTACGTGTCGGCGGTGACGCGGGACGGGTCCCTGACCGTCGGCTGGGTCGGCGACAGCCGCGCCTACTGGCTGGCACCGGCCGGGCCCGGCGGGACGGACGGCGACGGCGACGGCGACGGCCCCGACACCGCGGAGTTCGCCCTGTCCGACATCGACACGGCCGACCTCGACACCGGCGACATGGGCGCGCTGGGTCCCTCCCGGCAGCTCACCGAGGACGACTCCTGGGCGGCGATCATGGTGGCGCAGGGCGCGCTGACCGAGGCCGAGGCGGAGGCGCATCCGAACGCGCACGTCATCACCGCCTGGCTGGGCGCGGACGCCGAGGAGGTCCTCCCGCACGTGGCGACGTTCCGCCCGTCGGGTCCGGGCACGCTGCTGGTCTGCAGCGACGGCCTGTGGAACTACTTCCCGCGGGCCACCGACCTCGCGGCGCTGCTGTCCGGGCCGGCCGCCGACCCCGCCGCGGACCCGTCCGCCGACCCGCTCGGCACGGCCCGGGCGCTGGTCCGCCACGCCCTCGACGCGGGCGGGCGCGACAACATCACGGTCGCCGTGATCCCCGTCCCGCCTCCCCTCCCGACCCCGAGCCCCCCGACCCCCGAGCCCGGAGCATGA
- a CDS encoding tetratricopeptide repeat protein — protein sequence MLGAGLVEVPRVPYRDPSTAVMRDPQVAEGKRFCSSCGEPVGRSRGDRPGRTEGYCPKCRAAFSFTPKLGPGDLVGGQYGVLGCLAHGGLGWIYLAKDRNVSDRWVVLKGLLDSGDADAIEAAKAERAFLAEVEHPNIVKIYNFVEHDGDGYIVMEYVGGQSLKDILLQRRSDSGEEALPVAQAIAYALEVLRAFDYLHAQGLVYCDFKPDNVIQSEEQLRLIDLGGVRRLEDQDGAIYGTVGYQAPEIADVGPSITSDLYTVGRALAVLSFPFKGYTRAYADSLPPRAEVPLLQRFESFDRFLRRATHKDPAQRFQDAAEMAEQLTGVLREVLAAEDGVPRPAPSTLFGPERFAAGAAGAAGDPGGPGDGTAALPPVPPATAAAALPVPLADRDDPAAGFLAGLTALDPEQLAAAIATAPERTHEVRLALARVKVELGAFQDAAALLDELALERPDDWRIEWARAVAILAEGRVDEAGARFDRLYQRLPGEAAPKLALAYCREQSAPAEAVRLYELVWRTDQNYIGAAFGIARMHLAAGDHGGAVAALDSVPETSIRYVPAQIAAVATAVRGRPAADLTAADLVAAGDRLTGLRLDGERRDRLAAEVLEAALDWLVDGPGAGGGTRGGALLGAQLAEAPLRGLLERTYRELARLTRDRDECRLLIDAANTVRPRTLL from the coding sequence ATGCTCGGCGCCGGGCTCGTCGAGGTGCCTCGCGTCCCGTACCGGGACCCGTCCACGGCGGTGATGCGCGATCCCCAGGTCGCCGAGGGCAAGCGCTTCTGCAGCAGCTGCGGCGAGCCCGTCGGCCGCAGCCGCGGCGACAGGCCCGGCCGGACGGAGGGCTACTGCCCGAAGTGCCGCGCCGCGTTCTCCTTCACGCCGAAGCTCGGCCCCGGCGACCTGGTCGGCGGCCAGTACGGCGTGCTGGGATGCCTCGCCCACGGCGGGCTCGGCTGGATCTACCTGGCCAAGGACAGGAACGTCAGCGACCGGTGGGTGGTGCTGAAGGGCCTGCTGGACAGCGGCGACGCCGACGCCATAGAGGCGGCCAAGGCCGAGCGCGCCTTCCTCGCCGAGGTCGAGCACCCCAACATCGTCAAGATCTACAACTTCGTCGAGCACGACGGCGACGGCTACATCGTCATGGAGTACGTCGGCGGGCAGTCGCTCAAGGACATCCTGCTCCAGCGGCGCAGCGACTCCGGCGAGGAGGCGCTGCCGGTCGCGCAGGCCATCGCGTACGCGCTGGAGGTGCTGCGCGCGTTCGACTACCTGCACGCGCAGGGCCTCGTCTACTGCGACTTCAAGCCGGACAACGTCATCCAGTCCGAGGAGCAGCTGCGGCTCATCGACCTCGGCGGCGTGCGGCGGCTGGAGGACCAGGACGGCGCCATCTACGGGACGGTCGGCTACCAGGCCCCCGAGATCGCCGACGTGGGCCCGTCCATCACCTCGGACCTGTACACGGTCGGCCGGGCGCTGGCCGTGCTCAGCTTCCCGTTCAAGGGCTACACCCGGGCGTACGCCGACAGCCTGCCTCCGCGCGCGGAGGTGCCGCTGCTCCAGCGGTTCGAGTCGTTCGACCGGTTCCTGCGCCGCGCCACGCACAAGGACCCGGCGCAGCGGTTCCAGGACGCGGCGGAGATGGCCGAGCAGCTCACCGGCGTGCTGCGGGAGGTGCTGGCGGCCGAAGACGGCGTGCCGCGGCCCGCGCCGTCCACGCTGTTCGGACCCGAGCGGTTCGCCGCGGGCGCGGCCGGAGCGGCCGGCGACCCGGGCGGGCCGGGCGACGGCACGGCGGCGCTCCCGCCCGTCCCCCCGGCGACGGCCGCCGCGGCGCTGCCGGTGCCGCTCGCCGACCGGGACGACCCGGCCGCCGGGTTCCTGGCCGGGCTGACCGCGCTGGACCCCGAGCAGCTCGCCGCCGCCATCGCGACCGCCCCGGAGCGGACGCACGAGGTCCGCCTGGCGCTCGCCCGCGTGAAGGTCGAGCTGGGCGCGTTCCAGGACGCGGCGGCCCTCCTGGACGAGCTGGCCCTGGAACGTCCCGACGACTGGCGGATCGAGTGGGCCCGCGCGGTCGCGATCCTCGCCGAGGGCCGCGTGGACGAGGCCGGCGCCCGCTTCGACCGGCTCTACCAGCGGCTGCCCGGCGAGGCGGCGCCGAAGCTGGCGCTCGCCTACTGCCGCGAGCAGAGCGCCCCGGCGGAGGCCGTCCGGCTGTACGAGCTCGTCTGGCGCACCGACCAGAACTACATCGGCGCGGCGTTCGGCATCGCGCGCATGCACCTGGCCGCGGGTGACCACGGCGGCGCCGTGGCCGCCCTCGACTCGGTCCCGGAGACCTCCATCCGGTACGTGCCGGCGCAGATCGCGGCGGTCGCCACGGCGGTGCGGGGACGTCCCGCCGCCGACCTCACCGCGGCCGACCTCGTCGCCGCGGGCGACCGGCTCACCGGCCTGCGCCTGGACGGCGAGCGCCGCGACCGGCTCGCCGCCGAGGTGCTGGAGGCGGCCCTGGACTGGCTCGTCGACGGGCCCGGCGCGGGCGGGGGGACGCGCGGCGGCGCGCTGCTCGGCGCCCAGCTCGCCGAGGCGCCGCTGCGCGGCCTGCTGGAGCGGACCTACCGGGAGCTGGCGCGGCTCACCCGCGATCGCGACGAGTGCCGGCTGCTCATCGACGCCGCCAACACCGTCCGCCCGAGGACGCTGCTGTGA
- a CDS encoding helix-turn-helix transcriptional regulator has product MANVATHPDTALTTAEIAALALSLAHLGAGPQATTARRALRTLLDDAAQDDVVTATLATLTEPLDASTSDRARVIAAAITEHRVVRLCYGDAGANVTIREVEPVTCLVHRDHWYLVGWCRMRRGVRAFRFDRVLAVESTGLLARPRRADRYLPFQRRTRPAA; this is encoded by the coding sequence ATGGCGAACGTTGCGACGCACCCCGACACCGCGCTCACCACCGCCGAGATCGCCGCCCTCGCGCTCTCCCTGGCGCACCTCGGCGCCGGCCCCCAGGCCACCACCGCGCGCCGCGCCCTGCGCACCCTCCTCGACGACGCCGCGCAGGACGACGTCGTCACCGCTACCCTGGCCACCCTCACCGAGCCCCTGGACGCCTCGACCTCCGACCGGGCCCGCGTCATCGCCGCGGCCATCACCGAGCACCGCGTCGTCCGGCTCTGCTACGGCGACGCGGGCGCGAACGTCACGATCCGCGAGGTCGAGCCCGTCACCTGCCTCGTGCACCGCGACCACTGGTACCTCGTCGGCTGGTGCCGGATGCGCCGGGGCGTGCGCGCCTTCCGCTTCGACCGCGTCCTGGCCGTCGAGTCCACCGGCCTCCTCGCCCGCCCCCGCCGCGCCGACCGCTACCTTCCCTTCCAGCGCAGGACCCGGCCGGCGGCCTAG
- a CDS encoding glutamate--cysteine ligase → MRTFGVEEELLLVDPDSGAPQAVSGSVIRWARRHEDLALAGGRRTEPPDTELQREQLEIVTPVCSTLDELSAHIRSARLAAARAAAGAGAAVAALGTSPVVVRPSLTPTHRYRRMSDTYGPTADEQLTCGCHVHVGVESPEEGVAVLDRIRPWLPSLLALSANSPFCQGADTGYDSWRQQLWGRWPSSGPTELFGSAGAYRTTIEAMLDSGALVDEGMVYFDARLSRRYPTVEIRVADVCLDADDTVLMAALIRALVGTAADAWRRDEPPDPVRTDLLRLATWRASRSGLRGDLVHPLTRRTAPARAVVAALLTHLSPALERSGDLGAVRHLLGALLDRGNGARLQRLVHARTRDVTSVVCDAVRHTVMFGGA, encoded by the coding sequence GTGCGCACGTTCGGGGTCGAGGAGGAACTGCTGCTCGTCGACCCCGACAGCGGCGCGCCCCAGGCCGTGTCGGGCTCGGTCATCCGGTGGGCGCGGCGGCACGAGGACCTCGCGCTCGCGGGCGGGCGGCGGACCGAACCACCCGACACCGAGCTCCAGCGCGAGCAGCTGGAGATCGTCACACCGGTCTGCAGCACCCTGGACGAGCTGTCCGCGCACATCAGGTCGGCGCGGCTGGCGGCGGCGCGGGCGGCGGCCGGGGCGGGCGCGGCGGTGGCGGCCCTCGGCACCTCGCCGGTCGTGGTGCGGCCCTCGCTCACCCCGACCCACCGCTACCGCCGCATGTCGGACACCTACGGGCCCACCGCCGACGAGCAGCTCACCTGCGGCTGCCACGTCCACGTCGGCGTGGAGTCGCCCGAGGAGGGGGTCGCCGTGCTGGACCGGATCCGGCCGTGGCTCCCATCACTGTTGGCACTGAGCGCCAACTCGCCGTTCTGCCAGGGGGCCGACACCGGTTACGACAGCTGGCGCCAGCAGCTCTGGGGGCGCTGGCCCTCCAGCGGCCCGACCGAGCTGTTCGGCTCCGCCGGGGCCTACCGGACGACGATCGAGGCGATGCTCGACAGCGGCGCGCTGGTCGACGAGGGCATGGTCTACTTCGACGCGCGGCTGTCGCGGCGGTACCCGACCGTCGAGATCCGGGTGGCGGACGTCTGCCTGGACGCCGACGACACCGTGCTGATGGCCGCGCTGATCCGGGCGCTGGTGGGCACCGCCGCCGACGCCTGGCGACGGGACGAGCCGCCCGACCCCGTCCGCACCGACCTGCTGCGCCTAGCGACGTGGCGGGCCAGCCGCTCGGGGCTGCGCGGCGACCTCGTCCACCCGCTGACCCGCCGCACCGCCCCGGCCCGCGCCGTGGTGGCCGCGCTGCTCACCCACCTGTCGCCGGCGCTCGAACGGTCCGGGGACCTCGGCGCCGTCCGGCACCTGCTGGGCGCCCTGCTCGACCGGGGGAACGGCGCCCGGCTCCAGCGCCTCGTCCACGCCCGCACCCGCGACGTCACGTCGGTCGTCTGCGACGCCGTCCGGCACACGGTGATGTTCGGGGGCGCCTGA
- a CDS encoding alpha/beta fold hydrolase, producing MTDAALHVHRYGDPSGPPLIALHGVTGHGGRFRRVAEDHLADRSVLAPDLRGHGRSPHEPPWTVERHVADVLALMDAEGVGRADLLGHSYGGMIALHLARTAPRRVGRLVLLDPAIGLDPAAAAERARGYMSMESFADVASARASLAARWPGASEGVLDDEVTEHLARCRDGRMRWRYETAAVVTAYSEMARPHLPPPADVPTHLVIATRADLVRPGFVVECRTALGPRLAVSEIESGHMLFVDAPDETGTLVGGWLAS from the coding sequence ATGACCGACGCGGCGCTGCACGTCCACCGGTACGGAGACCCTTCGGGGCCGCCGCTGATCGCCCTGCACGGGGTCACCGGGCATGGGGGCCGGTTCCGGAGGGTCGCCGAGGACCATCTGGCGGACCGGTCCGTCCTGGCGCCCGACCTGCGCGGGCACGGCCGGTCACCGCACGAGCCGCCGTGGACGGTGGAGCGGCACGTGGCGGACGTCCTCGCGCTCATGGACGCCGAGGGCGTCGGGCGGGCCGACCTCCTCGGGCACTCCTACGGCGGGATGATCGCCCTGCACCTGGCGCGGACGGCGCCGCGGCGGGTGGGCAGGCTCGTCCTGCTGGACCCGGCGATCGGCCTTGACCCCGCGGCGGCGGCCGAGAGGGCCCGCGGCTACATGTCCATGGAGTCCTTCGCCGACGTGGCCTCGGCGCGGGCGTCGCTGGCGGCGCGGTGGCCCGGGGCGTCCGAGGGCGTGCTCGACGACGAGGTGACCGAGCATCTGGCCCGGTGCCGGGACGGCCGAATGCGCTGGCGGTACGAGACCGCCGCCGTCGTGACCGCGTACTCGGAGATGGCCCGCCCGCACCTGCCGCCGCCCGCGGACGTCCCCACGCACCTGGTGATCGCGACGCGCGCCGACCTGGTGCGGCCCGGGTTCGTGGTGGAGTGCCGCACGGCGCTCGGCCCCCGCCTGGCCGTGTCGGAGATCGAGTCGGGGCACATGCTGTTCGTCGACGCCCCGGACGAGACGGGCACGCTGGTCGGCGGCTGGCTCGCGTCCTGA
- a CDS encoding PucR family transcriptional regulator yields MLPTLDDVLQLDAVRRGKPRVVAGADRTGNRVRWVHVAEVTDIAHLLHGGELVLTTGIALPDEPDRLRAYIGELAEVGVSGLMIELGRRYASVLPPALISAAEDHGLPVIVLAHEPAFVDITESVHARILQDQFAELRASEQLHEIFTQLSVEGASTDEVVRQVAGLAGHPVVLENLSHQVLAADADGGDPSELLSAWETRSRAVHPGQRTGFDETSGWLVTTVGARGEDWGRLIIVLGSPPSARETVLIERAATTLALGRLLDRHAESVERQAHGTIITGILAHAYSDPQEAAARARALGVPLSGRRLLGVVLRHRGPGTSAPPVAELAQLAETAAAACKDARLAALVGVLDEGGPHARVGVLASLPARADVETVLKEVATRIRKRPGGDTVMATGSVVDSIRDVRRSFLEAEQVADVASRGSGGRLFYRLPDLRLRGLLHLLRDDARVQTFVERELGPLLSYDAQRGSDLTRILELYLESGRNKAVAAQLAHLSRPAFYERLRRIERVLDADLDDVESCVSLHVALLALSSVRWERP; encoded by the coding sequence ATGCTGCCTACTCTCGACGACGTGCTCCAGCTGGACGCGGTCCGCCGCGGCAAGCCGCGCGTCGTCGCGGGCGCGGACCGCACCGGGAACCGGGTCCGCTGGGTGCACGTCGCCGAGGTCACCGACATCGCCCACCTGCTGCACGGCGGCGAGCTGGTGCTGACCACCGGCATCGCGCTCCCGGACGAGCCCGACCGCCTGCGCGCCTACATCGGCGAGCTGGCGGAGGTCGGCGTGAGCGGGCTGATGATCGAGCTGGGCCGCCGCTACGCCAGCGTCCTGCCGCCGGCGCTGATCTCCGCGGCCGAGGACCACGGCCTGCCGGTGATCGTGCTGGCCCACGAGCCCGCGTTCGTGGACATCACCGAGTCCGTGCACGCGCGCATCCTCCAGGACCAGTTCGCCGAGCTCCGCGCGTCCGAGCAGCTCCACGAGATCTTCACCCAGCTGTCGGTCGAGGGCGCGTCCACCGACGAGGTGGTCCGGCAGGTGGCCGGGCTCGCCGGGCATCCCGTGGTGCTGGAGAACCTGTCCCACCAGGTGCTGGCCGCCGACGCCGACGGCGGCGACCCGTCGGAGCTGCTGTCGGCCTGGGAGACCCGCTCGCGCGCCGTCCATCCCGGGCAGCGCACCGGCTTCGACGAGACGTCCGGCTGGCTGGTGACCACGGTCGGCGCCCGCGGCGAGGACTGGGGCCGGCTGATCATCGTGCTCGGGTCCCCGCCGTCGGCCCGCGAGACCGTGCTGATCGAGCGGGCCGCCACCACCCTCGCCCTCGGCCGGCTCCTGGACCGGCACGCCGAGAGCGTCGAGCGCCAGGCGCACGGGACGATCATCACCGGCATCCTCGCGCACGCCTACTCCGACCCGCAGGAGGCCGCCGCCCGCGCCCGCGCGCTCGGCGTGCCGCTCTCGGGCCGCCGCCTCCTCGGCGTCGTGCTGCGGCACCGCGGCCCCGGCACGTCCGCCCCGCCCGTCGCGGAGCTGGCCCAGCTCGCCGAGACGGCCGCCGCCGCCTGCAAGGACGCCCGCCTCGCCGCGCTCGTCGGCGTCCTGGACGAGGGCGGCCCGCACGCCCGCGTCGGCGTCCTGGCCTCCCTGCCCGCCCGCGCGGACGTCGAGACGGTCCTGAAGGAGGTCGCCACCCGCATCCGCAAGCGCCCGGGCGGCGACACCGTCATGGCGACCGGCTCCGTCGTGGACTCGATCCGCGACGTCCGCCGCTCCTTCCTGGAGGCCGAGCAGGTCGCCGACGTCGCCTCCCGGGGCTCCGGCGGCCGCCTGTTCTACCGCCTCCCCGACCTGCGCCTGCGCGGCCTCCTGCACCTGCTGCGCGACGACGCCCGCGTCCAGACCTTCGTCGAGCGCGAGCTCGGCCCCCTGCTGTCCTACGACGCGCAGCGCGGCAGCGACCTCACCCGCATCCTGGAGCTCTACCTGGAGTCCGGCCGCAACAAGGCCGTCGCCGCGCAGCTCGCCCACCTGTCCCGCCCGGCGTTCTACGAGCGCCTCCGCCGCATAGAGCGCGTCCTGGACGCCGATCTGGACGACGTCGAGTCCTGCGTCTCCCTCCACGTCGCGCTTCTGGCCCTCAGCTCCGTCCGCTGGGAACGCCCCTGA